From a single Streptomyces sp. NBC_00377 genomic region:
- a CDS encoding SRPBCC family protein, with product MAQVEATTERVVAADPEKVFDTIADYSGARGKLLPQHFSEYEVREGGDGEGSLVHWKLQATSKRVRDCLLEVTEPTDGELVEKDRNSSMVTVWRVTPAGEGRSRVVVTTTWNGAGGIGGFFERTFAPKGLNRIYDLILANLAAEVEK from the coding sequence ATGGCGCAGGTCGAGGCCACCACCGAGCGGGTCGTCGCTGCGGACCCGGAGAAGGTGTTCGACACCATCGCCGACTACAGCGGCGCGCGCGGGAAACTGCTGCCCCAGCACTTCAGCGAGTACGAGGTGCGCGAGGGTGGCGACGGCGAGGGCAGCCTCGTCCACTGGAAGCTCCAGGCCACCAGCAAGCGCGTCCGGGACTGCCTCCTGGAGGTCACCGAGCCGACGGACGGCGAACTCGTCGAGAAGGACCGCAACTCCTCGATGGTCACCGTCTGGCGCGTCACCCCGGCCGGCGAGGGCAGGTCCCGCGTCGTGGTCACCACCACGTGGAACGGCGCCGGCGGCATCGGGGGCTTCTTCGAGAGGACGTTCGCGCCCAAGGGCCTCAACCGGATCTACGACCTGATCCTCGCCAACCTCGCCGCCGAGGTGGAGAAGTAG
- a CDS encoding Rv2578c family radical SAM protein, whose amino-acid sequence MRWDNLTAETRHDRPADAALFGADAVTTRTFDTPEFAGVTFHEIRARSILNRVPGASRMPFEWTVNPYRGCTHACVYCFARKTHSYLDLDTGIGFDTQIVVKVNAPELLRRQLASPRWHGEHVAMGTNVDCYQRAEGRYRLMPGILSALGERANPFSILTKGTLILRDLDLLRKAAEVTDVGVSVSVGFTDTELWRTVEPGTPAPQRRLDVVRTLTDHGIGCGVLMAPVIPFLGDEPSQLRATVRAIAAAGATSVTPLALHLRPGAREWFMAWLGEHHPSLVRRYERLYADGAYAPKWYQRRITRQVHELAEEYGIGPTRAGMPRRTPQPEPEPVAEPAGPGPVQLSLI is encoded by the coding sequence ATGCGCTGGGACAACCTCACCGCCGAGACCCGCCACGACCGGCCGGCGGACGCCGCGCTGTTCGGCGCGGACGCGGTCACGACCAGGACGTTCGACACGCCCGAGTTCGCCGGCGTCACCTTCCACGAGATCCGGGCCCGCTCGATCCTGAACCGGGTGCCGGGCGCCTCCCGGATGCCGTTCGAGTGGACGGTGAACCCTTACCGGGGTTGCACGCACGCGTGCGTGTACTGCTTCGCGCGCAAGACGCACAGCTATCTCGACCTCGACACCGGGATCGGCTTCGACACGCAGATCGTCGTCAAGGTGAACGCGCCGGAGCTGCTGCGCCGCCAGCTGGCCTCGCCCCGCTGGCACGGGGAGCACGTCGCGATGGGCACGAACGTCGACTGCTACCAGCGTGCCGAGGGCCGCTACCGGCTGATGCCGGGCATCCTCTCCGCCCTGGGCGAGCGGGCGAACCCCTTCTCCATCCTGACCAAGGGCACCCTGATCCTGCGCGACCTCGATCTGCTCCGGAAGGCCGCCGAGGTGACCGACGTCGGTGTCTCGGTCTCCGTCGGCTTCACCGACACCGAGCTGTGGCGCACCGTGGAGCCGGGCACCCCCGCTCCCCAGCGGCGCCTGGACGTCGTACGGACCCTCACCGACCACGGCATCGGCTGCGGGGTGCTGATGGCCCCGGTGATCCCGTTCCTCGGCGACGAGCCCTCCCAGCTGCGCGCCACCGTGCGGGCGATCGCGGCCGCCGGGGCCACCTCGGTCACCCCGCTCGCGCTGCATCTGCGCCCCGGGGCACGCGAGTGGTTCATGGCCTGGCTCGGGGAGCACCACCCCTCTCTGGTGCGCCGGTACGAGCGGCTGTACGCGGACGGCGCCTACGCCCCCAAGTGGTACCAGCGGCGGATCACCCGTCAGGTGCACGAACTGGCCGAGGAGTACGGCATCGGCCCCACGCGCGCGGGGATGCCCCGCCGGACGCCGCAGCCGGAGCCCGAGCCGGTGGCGGAGCCGGCC